The genomic stretch TAACTTAACGTAAGACAGTAAAGCAACGTTCTGTAATAATAGAAGCTGGTTTAACTTTCATTTTGTGGTCACATAGTAACGTAGCCGGATTCGTAATCATCGATGTATAATGTAACCAGTCTCATTGTTCGTCAGCACTCGCTCGGCGCCGGTACTATGTTCAATAATAAAGTAGTTTTAGTTACGGGAGCCAGTTCGGGAATAGGCGCGTCTTGTGCAATGAAATTTGCCGAATTAAATGCCTCTCTATCACTAATTGGAAGGAACGTTAACAAACTTAATGAAACGGCTAGCAGCTGTGAACAAATCTGCGGTCTAAAACCATTGATTATCGTTGCCGACATTACAAATATAGATGACATCGACAGAATTATCAATAACACATTAAACAAGTATGGAAAGATTGATGTTCTTGTGAACAGCGCTGGAGTATCTTCATTAGCTGGAATACAACCTGACATCGAAGCTTTCGACTACGTAATGGCAAGTAATCTTCGAGGGCCTTATCTTCTTACAACTAAAGTTATACCCCATCTCATTGAAACGAGAGGAAACATTGTGAACATTTCAAGTATGCTCTCATTTAAGCCGTTGCCCGCAATGACCGCTTATTGCATGTCAAAGGCAGCCATCGACATGTTTAGTAAATGCTTGGCTTT from Bombyx mori chromosome 3, ASM3026992v2 encodes the following:
- the LOC101736548 gene encoding glucose 1-dehydrogenase gives rise to the protein MYNVTSLIVRQHSLGAGTMFNNKVVLVTGASSGIGASCAMKFAELNASLSLIGRNVNKLNETASSCEQICGLKPLIIVADITNIDDIDRIINNTLNKYGKIDVLVNSAGVSSLAGIQPDIEAFDYVMASNLRGPYLLTTKVIPHLIETRGNIVNISSMLSFKPLPAMTAYCMSKAAIDMFSKCLALELGPKGVRVNTVNPGPVRTPLFTTSGMKESDVKAMFRIVESNAPLRIVTEATDVANIVTFVASESARCVTGCSYFVDSGLSLGDAK